Sequence from the Rhodanobacter sp. genome:
CAGTTCCTGGGCGGATCTGGTGGTGGCTTCGATCATCGGCATGCTGATCGGCTTCATCACCCTGCGTGCGGCCAGCCGGCCTCGATTGGCCGTGGCCAGCGACGCGATCAGCGCTGTCGTGGCGACCACGGTAGTGATCCTGGTCAGCGCGTTCGTGGTGCCGCTGGCGATCAAGTCGGTGGTGCTGGCGGCGCTGATCGTGCTGGTGCCCGGCATGTCGCTCACCACGGCCGTGCGCGAGGTATCCAGCGGGCACCTCGTATCCGGCATGGCGCGCATGGGCGGCGCCACGGCGACCCTGCTCAAGCTGGTGTTCGGCACGGTGGCGGCCAGCGAGGTCTGCGCCGCGTTCGGCATCCATGCGCGGGAGTTCGTGCTGCCGCCGCTGCCGGGTTGGGTCGACTGGCCGGCACTGATGGTGGCGGCGGTGGCGTTCGCGATGTTGTTCCGCGCGGCGTGGCGCGACTGGCCAGCGGTGATCGTGGCGGTGATCGTCGGATACCTCGCCACGCGCTGGGGCGGCGAATATTCCGGGCGGCTGCCCGGCGCGCCATTCGGCGTGTTCGTCGGCGGCCTGTTGGTCAGCGCGCTGGCCAACCTGTATGCGCGACTGTGGCACCGGCCCGGCGCGGTGATCCGCGAGCCCGGCATCCTGCTGCTGGTGCCGGGCAGCGTGGGCTTCCGCAGCGTGTCTTTCCTGCTCGATCGCGATACCACGCTGGGCATGGATACGGCGCTGTTGCTGGTGACCCTGCTGGTGTCGCTGGTGGCGGGACTGCTGTTTGGCGAACTGCTGGTTTCGCCGCGCCGCTCCCTGTGAAACGGGACGGAATCATGGGCCGGAGGCACTGCGGGATAATGCGGCACGCCGGCGCGTTCGCGCCCTTTTCATTCGCTGGGCGATCGGCGGGAAGCGCGCGGCCTTCGCCAATAAAAACGCCGGCCACGGGGCCGGCGTTTGGGTGAGGCTGCAAACGGGCCATCAGACCAGCAGGTCTTTTTCCTTCTTGCCGGCCTTCAGCGCATCGTTGAACCAGCGCGGACGCTTGCCGCGGCCGGACCAGGTCTGCTCGGCATTCGCCGGGTTGCGGTATTTCGGGGGCACCACGCCGCCGCTGCGGCGCTTGCCGCGAGTGCCGCCGAAAATGTCGTCGAAGCTGTAACCCTCGGCCTTGATCAGCGCGTGGATCTTCTCGCGCAGCTTGGCGACCTTTTCCTTCTTCATTTCCTGTTGGCGCGATTGCGCCTTGCTGATCAGGTCGTTGAGCTGGTTGTGATTGAGGTTCTTGATATCGATGGCGGCCATCGGAGACTCCAGTGACAGGTTGGATTTTGGATGAACCGGAAATCCATTGCCGGCGCGGGCGCCATTGTTACCTGAATGAACCGCATTTTGCAAAGCCAATGGCGGTTCCGGATTGGGTAATGAATCCAATGCGCCGGGATAATCGCCTTTTCGGCCATGAAAACAAACGGCCGCGCAAGGCGGCCGTTTGTCGTTGCATTGGAAACCTGTTTCAGCCGAGCAATGCCGACAATTCGTCGCGCGTCACGGCGCGGCTTTCCGCTTCGCTGCGGGCGCGGTATTCCAGCGTGCCGGCGGCAAGGCCGCGTTCGCTGACCACCACGCGATGCGGAATGCCGATCAGTTCCATGTCGGCGAACATCGCGCCTGGGCGCAGTCCGCGGTCGTCCAGCACGGTTTCGATGCCGCGTGCGACGAGTTCCTGGTACAGCGATTCGCCGGCGGCGGCGACGTCGGGATTGCCCTTGGGATTGATCACGCACACCGCCACGCGCCACGGTGCCATGGCTTCCGGCCAGACGATGCCGGCCTCGTCGTGGCGCTGCTCGATGGCGGCCGCCACGATGCGGCTGATGCCGATGCCATAGCAGCCCATCAGCATCACCTGCGCCTTGCCCTGGTCGTCCAGCACGGTGGCGCCCAGCGCTTCGGCGTACTTGTTGCCGAGCTGGAACACGTGGCCCACCTCGATGCCGCGGGCGAGGTGCAGCGTGCCCTTGCCATCGGGCGAGGGATCGCCGTCGACCACCTGGCGAAGGTCTTCGATGCGCGTGACGTGCGCGTCGCGCTCCCAGTTGGCGCCGGTGTGGTGGGTGCCGTCGGCGTTGCCGCCGCAGACGAAATCCGCCAGCACGGCGGCGCTGCGGTCCACGATCACCGGGATCGCGGCGGGCAGTCCGGCCGGGCCGATGAAACCGGGACGCACGCCGGTGGCGGCGAGGATGTCCGCTTCGCTGGCGAGCACCACTTCATCGGGCAGTTCGGCCAGCTTGGCGGCTTTCACTTCGTTCAATTCGTGGTCGCCGCGCAGGCACAGTGCCACCAGTCCGTCGCGGCCTTTCACCAGCAGGGTCTTCACGCACTGCACGGGCGAAATGCCGAGGAAGGCGCTGACTTCGGCAATGGTTTTCTGGGTGGGCGTGTCGACGCGCTGCAATGCCGCCGCAGGGGCGGGGCGCGCGATGGCCGGCGCCAGGGCTTCGGCTTTTTCCACATTGGCCGCGTAATCGGAGCCGTCGGAAAACACGATGGCGTCCTCGCCCGAATCCGCCAGCACCTGGAATTCGTGGCTGGCATTGCCGCCAATGGCGCCGGTATCGGCCTGCACGGCGCGGAACTTCAGGCCGAGCCGGGTGAAAATGCGCGAATAAGCGTCGTACATCGCCTGGTAGGTTTCGCCCAGCGATGCCTGTCCGAGATGGAAGGAATAGGCGTCCTTCATCAGGAATTCGCGCGCGCGCATCACGCCGAAACGGGGGCGGATCTCGTCGCGGAACTTGGTCTGGATCTGGTAGAAATTGACCGGCAGCTGCTTGTAGCTGTTGAGCTCGTTGCGCGCGTAATCGGTGATGACTTCCTCGGCGGTGGGCGCGTAGCAGAACTCCTGCTCCTTGCGGTCCCTGATCTTCAGCAGCTGCGGGCCGAATTTCGCCCAGCGCGCGGTTTCTTCCCACAGCTCCTTCGGCTGGATCGTGGGCATCAGCATTTCGATGGCGCCGGCGCGGTTCATTTCCTCGCGCACCACGTTTTCCACCTTGCGCAGCACGCGCAGGCCCAGCGGCGACCAGGTGTAGAGGCCGGAAGCGAGCCTGCGGATCATGCCGGCGCGCAGCATCAGCTTGTGGCTGGCGATTTCCGCGTCGGCGGGGACTTCCTTGACGGTGGCCAGGTGGAATTGGCTGAGGCGCATGCAGGCGGTTTCCGGCGTTGAAAAAGCCGGATTATAGCGGTGCGGAACCGTTTCTACGGTTCCGCACACGGGCATGCGCAAGCGCTTGCCGATCCGGTCGGCGCCAGGAGTCGTCCCGGCGGAAACCGGTTTCCGCCGTCATTGCCCGCCGCAGTACTGCTGGTATTGCGCGTTGGCGGTGGCGGTCTGCTGCTGGCGCTGGGCGTCGTTGAGCACGGTGGGCTTGCCGCCCTGCTGCATCACTACCGGGCCGCTGCCCTGCAGGGTGGACAGGTTGGACTTGAGCGTGGCGCACAGCTTGGAGCGATTGGCCGGCGTGTCGGCGACGGGCGCCTGCGATGCCGGGGCGGCGTCGTCGGCCGGCGCGGAGTCGCTGTCCGCGGCAGGACGGTCGGCCGGCTGGTCGGCGGATTCCACGCCGCCGGCCAGTTTTACCTGCTCGTACTTGGTGCCCTGCGGCGGGGCCGATTGCGAGTAGTGCACCGTGCCCGAGGCGTCGGTCCACTTGTAGATTTGCTGGGCAGCGGCCAAGGGTGCGACCACCAGCAGCGCCACGACGATCAGCGAACGGGACATGGGTTTCTCCAGATGGTTCGGATGGCCGGGGCTCCCCGCCCCGCAGTCAGTGCCTTAGTAGAACTCCCGCGCGGCCGGGACTCAAGCGGGGGATGGTTTACACTTCCCGCACCCCGTCACGGATAGCTCCATGAGCGACTCGCTACCCGACCGTCCGCCACGGCATCGCGGCATCTACCTGTTGCCGAACCTGTTCACCACCGGGGCGATGTTCGCCGGCTTCTACGCCATCCTCGCCAGCATCGGCGGCCGCTATGCCGAGGCTGCGGTGGCGGTGTTCGTGGCTGCCTTGCTGGACGGCCTGGACGGCCGCGTGGCGCGCCTCACCGGCACGCAGAGCGAATTCGGCGTGCAGTACGACTCGCTGTCGGATCTGGTGAGCTTCGGCCTGGCGCCCGCGCTGGTGATGTACACGTGGTCGCTGTCCACGCTGCGCGAGTTCGGCCCGCTGTGGGGCAAGCTGGGCTGGGCTGCGGCCTTCATCTACGCCGCCTGCGCCGCGCTGCGGCTGGCGCGCTTCAACACCCAGGCGGGCGTGGCCGACAAGCGCTATTTCCAGGGCTTGGCCAGCCCGGCGGCGGCGGCGGTATGCATGTCCTTCGTGTGGACGATGGACAAGTTCGGGATTCCCGGCGCCGAGCTGTGCTTCGTCACGCCATGGATCGCCGCGATCACCGGACTGCTGATGGTCAGCCGCATCCGCTACTTCAGCTTCAAGTCGCTGCCGCTGGGCGACCGCCGGCACGTGCCGTTCGGATGGATCGTGGTGGCGCTGCTGATCCTTGTGCTGCTGTACCTCGACCCGCCCCGCGTGCTGTTCGCCGGGTTCAGCATCTACCTGCTGTCCGGGCCGGCGCTGACCCTGTGGGGCCTGGCCGCGCATCGCCGGCGCCCGCGGCGCGGGAACCTGGCCTGATGCCGGCCGCCGCGCACCGCGAACGCGTGCTGCAGGCCCTGGGGCTGACCCCGTGGCAGCGCCGGCAGGCGCCGGCGCAAGCGACGGGCCAGGCGGCCCAGGCGGGCGCGGTCCATGCCGATTGCGTGGTGCTGCTGCCGGCGGATTGCGGCACGCGCGAACTCGACCTGCTCGGGCGTGCGCTCACCAGCGGCGGCGCCGCGCTGGCGCGTGCCGCACGCGTGCGGGTGCAGCCGGGCGAGGCGGAGATCGCGGTGCCGCAGGCGCGCGCCTACCTGGCCTGCGGCGAGGCGCAGGCGCATGCGCTGGGGCGCAGCCTGCCGATGCAGGTGACCGCGCAGGCGCAGATCGTGCTGGTCGACGAACCGGCACGCCTGCTCGACGATGCAGCCGCCAAGCGGCGGCTGTGGATCGCGCTGCGCACCTTGCAGCGCAGCCTCGCGGCGGAACGGTAGGCCCCATGGTCGCGGTGGCCAGACCGGCCAGCCACATGCGCCTGATGCGCATGGACGACCTCGACGCGGTCGCGGCGGTGGAAGCGGCTTCCTACGACTTCCCGTGGACGCGCGGCATCTTCGCCGATTGCGTCAAGGCGGGGCATCCGTGCTGGGTGCTGTGCGTCGACGAGGAGTTGGCCGGTTACGGCATCCTCTCGGTAGGCGCGGGCGAGGCGCACGTGCTCAACATCTGTATCGCCCCCGCGTACCGTGGCCTCGGCCTCGGCCGGCACCTGCTGCTGCGCCTGCTGGACGTGGCGCGCTGGAGCGGCGCCCAGCGCGTGTACCTCGAAGTGCGGCCCTCGAATCCGCTGGCGAAGGCGTTGTACGAATCGGTGGGTTTCCGCGAGATCGGCCGCCGGCCGCGTTATTACCCCGCGAGGGAGGGGCGCGAGGACGCCATCGTGATGGAGCTGCCCGAGGCCGTTCCGTAGCCGTTGCCAGTTGCGCGCCATGCGGGCGCGTGCGCCAGGTTTGACCGGGTGGCGCTTAATTAGTACCATTTTGGTCTGAATTAAGCCTGTTTCCTCGCTCGTATCCCCCATGCTTCGTGTCAGCCGACTCACGGATTACGCCGCGGTGGTGATGACCTGCATCGCCGCCCATCCGGACGACGTGCTGAGCACGGCGCAGATCGCCGACGAGACGCACCTGGAGCTGCCCACCGTGAGCAAGCTGCTGAAGTCGCTGGGCCACGCCGGCCTGGTGGAGTCCTTCCGCGGCGTCAACGGCGGCTACCGGTTGGCGCGGCCGGCCGGCCGCATCTCGCTGGCCGAGATCGTCGAGGCGATGGAAGGGCCGATCGGCATGACCGAATGCGGCGTCGTGGCCGAAGGCCACTGCGGCCGCGAGGCGCAATGCGGCGTGCGCGGCAGCTGGCAGCGCATCAGCAGCGTGCTCGACCGCGCGCTGCGCGCGGTGAGCCTGGCCGACATGCTGCAGCCGGCGCCGCGCCGGCACGAAGTGACGGTCGACATCAGTACCCTGAAAGGCAGGACCACGGCATGAGCAGCGAATCCACCGACACCGTCGCCACCGCGTTGCGCGACAACGCCGAGGTCGCCGAGGCGCTGGGCCGCAAC
This genomic interval carries:
- a CDS encoding threonine/serine exporter family protein, which translates into the protein MSVSATSTRPSAVEASNTRIAFLLELARRLHQYGTSAPRLEMSIDLCARRLGLQADVWSSPTAIIVSFADLAQDNGGVAQTTQVMRLAPGDVNLARLCEADAIADRVIAGELDLRQGWRLLRALGAPESRKAKVNTIVSYGLSAASIEALFLHSSWADLVVASIIGMLIGFITLRAASRPRLAVASDAISAVVATTVVILVSAFVVPLAIKSVVLAALIVLVPGMSLTTAVREVSSGHLVSGMARMGGATATLLKLVFGTVAASEVCAAFGIHAREFVLPPLPGWVDWPALMVAAVAFAMLFRAAWRDWPAVIVAVIVGYLATRWGGEYSGRLPGAPFGVFVGGLLVSALANLYARLWHRPGAVIREPGILLLVPGSVGFRSVSFLLDRDTTLGMDTALLLVTLLVSLVAGLLFGELLVSPRRSL
- a CDS encoding H-NS family nucleoid-associated regulatory protein, encoding MAAIDIKNLNHNQLNDLISKAQSRQQEMKKEKVAKLREKIHALIKAEGYSFDDIFGGTRGKRRSGGVVPPKYRNPANAEQTWSGRGKRPRWFNDALKAGKKEKDLLV
- a CDS encoding proline--tRNA ligase, giving the protein MRLSQFHLATVKEVPADAEIASHKLMLRAGMIRRLASGLYTWSPLGLRVLRKVENVVREEMNRAGAIEMLMPTIQPKELWEETARWAKFGPQLLKIRDRKEQEFCYAPTAEEVITDYARNELNSYKQLPVNFYQIQTKFRDEIRPRFGVMRAREFLMKDAYSFHLGQASLGETYQAMYDAYSRIFTRLGLKFRAVQADTGAIGGNASHEFQVLADSGEDAIVFSDGSDYAANVEKAEALAPAIARPAPAAALQRVDTPTQKTIAEVSAFLGISPVQCVKTLLVKGRDGLVALCLRGDHELNEVKAAKLAELPDEVVLASEADILAATGVRPGFIGPAGLPAAIPVIVDRSAAVLADFVCGGNADGTHHTGANWERDAHVTRIEDLRQVVDGDPSPDGKGTLHLARGIEVGHVFQLGNKYAEALGATVLDDQGKAQVMLMGCYGIGISRIVAAAIEQRHDEAGIVWPEAMAPWRVAVCVINPKGNPDVAAAGESLYQELVARGIETVLDDRGLRPGAMFADMELIGIPHRVVVSERGLAAGTLEYRARSEAESRAVTRDELSALLG
- the pssA_2 gene encoding CDP-diacylglycerol--serine O-phosphatidyltransferase, translated to MSDSLPDRPPRHRGIYLLPNLFTTGAMFAGFYAILASIGGRYAEAAVAVFVAALLDGLDGRVARLTGTQSEFGVQYDSLSDLVSFGLAPALVMYTWSLSTLREFGPLWGKLGWAAAFIYAACAALRLARFNTQAGVADKRYFQGLASPAAAAVCMSFVWTMDKFGIPGAELCFVTPWIAAITGLLMVSRIRYFSFKSLPLGDRRHVPFGWIVVALLILVLLYLDPPRVLFAGFSIYLLSGPALTLWGLAAHRRRPRRGNLA
- the rimI gene encoding ribosomal protein S18-alanine N-acetyltransferase, whose amino-acid sequence is MVAVARPASHMRLMRMDDLDAVAAVEAASYDFPWTRGIFADCVKAGHPCWVLCVDEELAGYGILSVGAGEAHVLNICIAPAYRGLGLGRHLLLRLLDVARWSGAQRVYLEVRPSNPLAKALYESVGFREIGRRPRYYPAREGREDAIVMELPEAVP
- a CDS encoding SUF system Fe-S cluster assembly regulator, which translates into the protein MLRVSRLTDYAAVVMTCIAAHPDDVLSTAQIADETHLELPTVSKLLKSLGHAGLVESFRGVNGGYRLARPAGRISLAEIVEAMEGPIGMTECGVVAEGHCGREAQCGVRGSWQRISSVLDRALRAVSLADMLQPAPRRHEVTVDISTLKGRTTA